In Myxococcus stipitatus, a single window of DNA contains:
- a CDS encoding proton-conducting transporter membrane subunit: MAFPELNPGWFAAAIPLSPLLSFLLLGGTMLLARAPSERAVARQVLGALWLSWGCAVGVSAWWAVHPQPVFVAWLPSGHPFQVDGVSAPLLVLVSTVTLLVGRFSVSYLHREPGFARFFLLLALFSAGMHLLVGGGSLEVLLVGWEWVGLSSALLIGFFQERAGPVRASLRAFGAYRLCDVGLLAALAWLHHATGTARWPTSAQGLPATALALCLLLAALGKSAQLPFSGWLARAMEGPTPSSALFYGALSIHAGVYLMLRASPLLMQAPLARGAMVLVGLLTALHATLVWRVQPDVKGALAQGVLTQVGLMFVEVGLGLTSLALLHLLAHASLRCLQFLQAPSALRHAQTRRAALRDTRPPSFAWLHRLAPPSLEPRLYRLALERFAVDAHCEHWVLQPLRRVAHALDSAERRWVGRLTEETAPRAAPTRPGEPSPGKPSTGAA, translated from the coding sequence ATGGCGTTCCCTGAGCTCAACCCGGGTTGGTTCGCCGCGGCGATTCCCCTGTCGCCGCTGCTGTCCTTCCTCCTGCTGGGAGGGACGATGCTCCTCGCGCGCGCCCCGAGCGAGCGCGCGGTAGCCCGACAGGTGCTCGGGGCCCTGTGGCTGTCGTGGGGATGCGCGGTGGGAGTGAGCGCGTGGTGGGCCGTGCATCCCCAGCCCGTGTTCGTGGCGTGGCTTCCCTCGGGGCACCCCTTCCAGGTGGACGGGGTGTCCGCGCCCCTGCTCGTGTTGGTGAGCACCGTCACCCTGCTGGTGGGGCGCTTCTCCGTCTCCTATCTGCACCGCGAGCCGGGCTTCGCGCGCTTCTTCCTGTTGCTGGCGCTGTTCTCGGCGGGGATGCACCTGCTCGTGGGTGGAGGCAGCCTGGAGGTGCTCCTCGTCGGCTGGGAGTGGGTGGGCCTGTCCTCGGCCCTGCTCATCGGGTTCTTCCAGGAGCGCGCGGGCCCCGTCCGCGCGAGCCTGCGCGCGTTCGGGGCCTACCGTCTCTGCGACGTCGGCCTGCTCGCGGCGCTGGCCTGGCTCCATCACGCCACGGGGACCGCGCGCTGGCCCACCTCCGCGCAGGGGCTCCCGGCGACGGCCCTGGCGCTGTGCCTGCTGCTCGCCGCGCTGGGCAAATCGGCCCAGCTCCCCTTCAGCGGCTGGCTGGCGCGCGCGATGGAAGGCCCGACGCCCTCCAGCGCCCTCTTCTATGGCGCGCTCTCCATCCATGCCGGGGTCTACCTGATGCTGCGAGCCTCGCCCCTGCTGATGCAGGCGCCCCTCGCCCGCGGCGCGATGGTGCTGGTGGGGCTGCTCACCGCGCTCCACGCCACGCTCGTCTGGCGCGTCCAGCCAGACGTGAAGGGCGCGCTGGCCCAGGGGGTCCTCACGCAGGTGGGGTTGATGTTCGTGGAGGTGGGGCTCGGGTTGACCTCACTGGCCCTGCTCCACCTGCTGGCGCACGCCAGCCTGCGCTGTCTCCAATTCCTCCAGGCGCCCTCCGCGCTGCGCCACGCCCAGACACGCCGCGCCGCCCTGCGCGACACGCGCCCGCCCTCTTTCGCCTGGCTGCACCGGCTCGCGCCGCCTTCCCTCGAACCACGCCTCTACCGCCTCGCCCTGGAGCGCTTCGCCGTGGACGCGCATTGCGAGCATTGGGTCCTCCAACCCTTGCGGCGCGTCGCACACGCGCTGGACTCCGCCGAGCGTCGCTGGGTGGGACGCCTCACCGAGGAGACCGCGCCACGAGCAGCACCCACCCGCCCCGGCGAGCCCTCTCCCGGCAAGCCCTCCACGGGAGCCGCGTGA
- a CDS encoding proton-conducting transporter membrane subunit has product MLPLPSLTTLLPALPLVGALSLIRTRTVARATRVATLWALLTLGLSLLTLAPSARVSPEAPALCPLVALLVVATLVGGPRGLLDREMSMALLLTESATMGVVLARAPAAWLGCLMALPVPLGILLARRAPDGEGPHEARVLHLSMLVGALPLLALLGLDLSGDTDLSRLAHVGAPFGALGLASLTVVAVGVRMAVVPFHSWLPTVVTRMPMGMAFPLMNVLSGFVLWERLSPALGPGVPTWLGILGVGTALHGAVLAWAQTDLRRMLGFVLSSHSGLLLAAMAWGDAGAARLQVIVLGLTFAGLGLLVQSLEGRAGTADMTKLGGLQGSAGRMSALFLLLALAGMGLPGTLGFTSEDLLLRAVFESQPASTLPLLLALVLDAVTLLRAWQRTFLGPPSSRPFTDLLPRERWVAVALVAALLAGGLGLGPSSLPPSMAPSIDARRDHRLLEDIRNRREHHVPVEATQRPGEPLRGATAGPERRL; this is encoded by the coding sequence ATGCTCCCGCTCCCCTCCCTCACGACGCTGTTGCCAGCGCTGCCCCTCGTGGGCGCGCTGTCGCTCATCCGGACGCGGACGGTCGCGCGCGCCACGCGGGTGGCCACGCTCTGGGCACTCCTCACGCTGGGCCTCTCGCTGCTCACCCTCGCGCCGTCCGCGCGGGTCTCCCCGGAGGCGCCCGCGCTCTGTCCCCTCGTCGCGTTGCTCGTCGTCGCGACGCTGGTCGGAGGTCCTCGCGGGCTCCTGGACCGGGAGATGTCGATGGCCCTGCTGCTCACCGAGAGCGCGACCATGGGCGTCGTCCTCGCGCGCGCCCCGGCGGCGTGGCTCGGCTGTCTCATGGCCCTCCCGGTTCCCCTGGGCATCCTGCTGGCTCGACGAGCCCCGGACGGCGAGGGCCCTCACGAGGCGCGCGTGCTCCACCTGTCCATGCTCGTGGGCGCGCTGCCGCTGCTGGCGCTGCTGGGCCTGGACCTGTCCGGTGACACGGACCTCTCGCGGCTCGCCCACGTCGGCGCGCCGTTCGGAGCGCTGGGACTGGCCTCGCTGACGGTGGTGGCGGTGGGCGTCCGCATGGCCGTGGTGCCCTTCCACTCCTGGCTCCCCACGGTGGTGACGAGGATGCCCATGGGGATGGCCTTCCCGCTGATGAACGTCCTGTCGGGGTTCGTCCTGTGGGAGCGGCTGTCTCCCGCGCTCGGGCCCGGGGTGCCGACGTGGCTGGGCATCCTGGGCGTCGGGACCGCGCTCCACGGGGCCGTGCTGGCGTGGGCCCAGACGGACCTCCGGCGCATGCTGGGCTTCGTGCTGTCGAGCCACTCCGGCCTGCTGCTCGCGGCGATGGCCTGGGGAGACGCGGGCGCCGCGCGACTCCAGGTCATCGTCCTCGGGCTGACCTTCGCGGGGCTGGGCCTGCTGGTCCAGTCGTTGGAGGGCCGAGCGGGGACCGCGGACATGACGAAGCTGGGAGGGCTCCAGGGGTCGGCCGGACGCATGTCTGCGCTCTTCCTGCTGCTCGCCCTCGCCGGCATGGGCCTCCCGGGGACGCTCGGCTTCACCAGCGAGGACCTGCTCCTTCGCGCCGTCTTCGAGAGCCAGCCGGCGTCGACGCTCCCGCTCCTGCTGGCCCTGGTGCTCGACGCCGTCACGCTCCTGCGAGCCTGGCAGCGCACCTTCCTCGGCCCCCCCTCGTCGCGCCCCTTCACGGACCTGCTTCCCCGGGAGCGGTGGGTGGCGGTGGCGCTGGTCGCCGCCCTCCTCGCCGGAGGACTGGGCCTCGGTCCGTCGTCTCTCCCTCCCTCCATGGCACCTTCCATCGACGCGCGGCGTGACCACCGTCTGCTGGAAGACATCCGGAATAGGAGGGAACACCATGTTCCAGTCGAGGCAACGCAACGTCCTGGGGAGCCTCTCCGCGGCGCTACTGCTGGGCCTGAGCGGCGGCTGTAG
- a CDS encoding short-chain fatty acid transporter, with product METLVRIAEALGRFSARFVPSAFAIAVLLSLLTMGLAMGWADAAPAKVLDGWGGGFWELLTFSMQMALVMFTGYLLALTTPVRRLLEWASGLARTPRGAVALMAVVSMGLAYINWGLSLVASAMLVRFVARRRPDVDYRLLVACAYFGLGATWHAGLSASAPLLVATPGHFLEKSVGVIPIDRTLFSPFNVGLTVVVVAGMTLLAWALHPKAERVVRVDAAVLEKLGDFVPPERPEEKSLATWLDHARLLNLVFGVLGLVWLGRYLWLNGGWRALNLNVVNFTFLVLAVLLHGTPARLIKASEEAGGVLHGIVLQFPLYAGIYGIFKATGLTDRIGELFVSLSTKATFPAIVYLYSGVVNYFVPSGGSKWAIEAPYLLEAARTLGVAPEKVVLAYAWGDMATDLIQPFWALPLLAVARLEFKDILGFLLVAFLVYFPLVTLAFFLWG from the coding sequence GTGGAGACCCTCGTCCGCATCGCCGAAGCCCTCGGTCGCTTCTCCGCGCGCTTCGTCCCCAGCGCGTTCGCCATCGCCGTGCTGCTGAGCCTGCTCACCATGGGGCTCGCCATGGGTTGGGCGGACGCGGCCCCCGCGAAGGTGCTCGACGGCTGGGGCGGCGGCTTCTGGGAGCTGCTCACCTTCTCCATGCAGATGGCGCTGGTGATGTTCACCGGCTACCTGCTGGCGCTCACCACGCCCGTGCGCCGGCTGCTCGAGTGGGCCTCCGGCCTGGCGCGCACGCCGCGCGGGGCGGTGGCGCTGATGGCGGTCGTGTCCATGGGGCTGGCCTACATCAACTGGGGCCTGTCCCTGGTGGCCAGCGCGATGCTGGTGCGCTTCGTGGCGCGGCGGCGGCCGGACGTGGACTACCGGCTGCTGGTGGCGTGCGCGTACTTCGGCCTGGGCGCCACGTGGCACGCGGGCCTGTCCGCGTCCGCGCCCCTGCTGGTGGCCACGCCGGGGCACTTCCTGGAGAAGTCCGTGGGCGTCATCCCCATCGACCGCACGCTCTTCTCGCCCTTCAACGTGGGGCTCACGGTGGTGGTGGTGGCGGGCATGACGCTGTTGGCCTGGGCGCTGCACCCCAAGGCGGAGCGGGTGGTGCGCGTGGACGCGGCGGTGCTGGAGAAGCTGGGTGACTTCGTGCCGCCCGAGCGGCCCGAGGAGAAGAGCCTCGCGACGTGGCTGGACCACGCGCGGCTGCTCAACCTCGTGTTCGGCGTGCTGGGGCTGGTGTGGCTGGGGCGCTACCTGTGGCTCAACGGCGGCTGGCGCGCGCTCAACCTCAACGTGGTGAACTTCACCTTCCTGGTGCTGGCGGTGCTGCTGCACGGCACGCCCGCGCGGCTCATCAAGGCGTCGGAGGAGGCCGGCGGGGTGCTGCACGGCATCGTCCTCCAGTTCCCGCTGTACGCGGGCATCTACGGCATCTTCAAGGCCACGGGGCTGACGGACCGCATCGGAGAGCTGTTCGTGTCCCTCTCCACGAAGGCGACGTTCCCCGCCATCGTCTATCTCTACAGCGGCGTGGTGAACTACTTCGTGCCGTCGGGCGGCTCGAAGTGGGCCATCGAGGCGCCATACCTGTTGGAGGCGGCGAGGACGCTGGGCGTGGCGCCGGAGAAGGTGGTGCTCGCGTACGCGTGGGGCGACATGGCGACCGACCTCATCCAGCCGTTCTGGGCGCTCCCGCTGCTCGCGGTGGCGCGGCTGGAGTTCAAGGACATCCTCGGCTTCCTGCTGGTCGCGTTCCTCGTGTACTTCCCGCTGGTGACGCTGGCGTTCTTCCTGTGGGGGTGA
- a CDS encoding glutathione S-transferase family protein codes for MKLHGNSYSTCTLKALLALAEKGHAVELIPVDLAKGEQRTPQHRALHPFAKIPVLFDGDFHLYESGAIIRYVDGLPSSAPSLIPTDAKARAVMEQWVSVEPSYLQPSVFEIRKQLFLNPMFGGKTDPAEVEKARAGVAGVLDVLERALEGRPYLAGSTYSMADLVYVPTFQFLVIARQDDLILTRRNVAAWWERISTRPAWKQILAGAPASR; via the coding sequence ATGAAGCTCCATGGAAACTCCTACAGCACCTGCACCCTGAAGGCCCTGCTCGCCCTGGCCGAGAAGGGCCACGCCGTCGAGCTCATCCCCGTGGACCTCGCCAAGGGCGAGCAGCGCACCCCGCAGCACCGGGCCCTGCACCCCTTCGCGAAGATTCCCGTGCTCTTCGACGGGGACTTCCACCTGTACGAGTCCGGCGCCATCATCCGGTACGTCGACGGCCTCCCCTCCTCCGCGCCCAGCCTCATCCCCACCGACGCCAAGGCGCGAGCGGTGATGGAGCAGTGGGTGAGCGTGGAGCCGTCATACCTCCAGCCGTCGGTCTTCGAGATTCGCAAGCAGCTGTTCCTCAACCCCATGTTCGGCGGGAAGACGGACCCGGCCGAGGTCGAGAAGGCGCGCGCGGGCGTCGCCGGGGTGCTCGACGTGCTGGAGCGGGCCCTGGAGGGTCGCCCCTATCTCGCCGGGAGCACGTACTCGATGGCGGACCTGGTCTATGTCCCCACGTTCCAGTTCCTCGTCATCGCCAGGCAGGACGACCTCATCCTGACGCGCCGCAACGTGGCCGCGTGGTGGGAGCGCATCAGCACCCGTCCCGCGTGGAAGCAGATTCTCGCGGGCGCTCCGGCGTCGCGCTGA
- a CDS encoding DUF2309 domain-containing protein — protein sequence MHPAPIPTPSTGSRAARLREALERAAHLLPAQGPIGTFVHHNTLHAFQHLPFHDALAAASETFGAEGYLSEARYLELYRQGRITIDDLLAVLEEEGVTTRPRAPLPSPRAWSEEGAAPAPRALHLASTRRDAEAPVGDRVAMRPDDSVEALFSPERVALLALLHPVPRETSSSLRWRLTELSAARRLREDVSEEARRRFLAASRTGLRCWLDRVARDWTLTTLASALLEPTLGDSVRAAALCLQRVLPMDVALRRLGIPHARAADYLVRVKETVRDTPTLTMERWLSAEAAILPRALATAFGGEGTWASLWEQLERDCEPLAVAALWSQSQAQRLTVCPPPSNGPAPLRDHRELLLAATGVDVGDWLHPHLIRVCGAFLDEGFSHWPMPHRRRGLYAAWLALRRAGLGAELAWLRPPEQDLGDGADSAEDAVLDVLEALGVPEARWEPYLVRVLRALPGWAGMFHRLEHDATRPADAPPARLMDFLAVRLTLERAALEAAAREHLGHHGPLAALADVARDAMRAEAGAPPLEEGSWRFFQWMQHLGVSAMEVAELPPRRGQLLLEAIERFSPSTRRRLWHEAHERHYRQQLAWGLARNRLRPEAEREVRAPRFQLWFCMDDREESMRRHFEEQDTRHETFGIAGFFGVAFDYQGLDDARSVALCPVVMTPAHIVEEHPLPAEDARARLRARRRAHGARLQHGLDHGSQALEVAWLLTPVLGLLSLVLLPFQVLLPRWLEQLRRAFASTFLPTPRTRLTTLREPADAEPGAKPRGFTVDEQAQRVASALEGMGLVEGFAPLVVVLGHGAASVNNPHRAAYDCGACGGRQGGPNARLFAQMANRPEVRARLRERGIALPDTSWFIGGLHDTTTDEVHLYDLHEVPARLHGELSALRRALDHARALSAHERCRRFDSAPGKLSPTQALRHVEARAADLGQPRPELGHAMNAVCIVGRRALTRGLFLDRRAFLISYDPRRDASGAIIERLLLAAAPVGAGISLEYYFSHVDNERHGCGTKLPHNLTGLLGVMDGAESDLRTGLPRQMVELHEPMRLLLVVEASVTVLSDILERQPALRELVAHAWVQLVSVDPTTGAQRRFTPQGFQPLDTPDTPLPRAASSPDWYAGQRDFLPPALILGASGTAPSEGEAHGVP from the coding sequence ATGCATCCCGCCCCCATCCCCACGCCTTCGACCGGGAGCCGCGCCGCGCGCCTGCGCGAGGCCCTGGAGCGCGCCGCCCACCTGCTCCCCGCGCAGGGCCCCATCGGCACGTTCGTCCACCACAACACGCTGCACGCCTTCCAGCACCTGCCCTTCCACGACGCCCTCGCCGCCGCGAGCGAGACCTTCGGCGCGGAGGGCTATCTCTCCGAGGCGCGCTATCTGGAGCTGTATCGCCAGGGGCGAATCACCATCGACGACCTCCTCGCCGTGCTGGAGGAGGAAGGCGTCACGACGCGACCGCGAGCCCCACTTCCTTCCCCCCGGGCGTGGAGCGAGGAAGGCGCGGCGCCTGCTCCACGCGCCCTCCACCTCGCGTCGACCCGCCGCGACGCCGAGGCGCCGGTGGGGGACCGCGTCGCGATGCGGCCAGATGACTCGGTGGAGGCCCTCTTCTCTCCCGAGCGCGTGGCGCTGCTCGCGCTGCTCCATCCGGTGCCCCGGGAGACCTCGTCCTCCCTGCGATGGCGCCTCACGGAGCTGTCCGCCGCGCGCCGCCTCCGCGAGGACGTCTCCGAGGAAGCGCGGCGGCGCTTCCTGGCCGCCTCCCGAACCGGGCTCCGGTGCTGGCTGGACCGCGTGGCGCGCGACTGGACGTTGACGACGCTGGCGAGCGCCTTGCTGGAACCCACCCTCGGCGACTCGGTCCGCGCCGCCGCGCTCTGCCTCCAACGCGTCCTCCCCATGGACGTCGCCTTGCGAAGGCTGGGCATCCCCCACGCGCGCGCCGCCGACTATCTGGTGCGCGTGAAGGAGACGGTCCGGGACACGCCAACGCTCACGATGGAGCGGTGGCTGAGCGCCGAAGCCGCCATCCTCCCTCGCGCGCTCGCCACGGCCTTCGGTGGGGAGGGAACCTGGGCCTCGCTCTGGGAGCAGCTGGAGCGCGACTGCGAGCCACTCGCCGTGGCCGCGCTCTGGTCCCAGAGCCAGGCACAGCGGCTCACGGTGTGTCCGCCGCCCTCCAACGGGCCCGCGCCCCTCCGCGACCATCGCGAGCTGCTGCTCGCGGCCACGGGCGTCGATGTCGGAGACTGGCTCCATCCGCACCTCATCCGCGTCTGCGGGGCCTTCCTGGACGAAGGCTTCTCCCACTGGCCCATGCCTCATCGTCGGCGGGGCCTCTACGCCGCGTGGCTCGCGCTCCGCCGCGCGGGACTGGGGGCCGAGCTGGCGTGGCTTCGCCCACCGGAGCAGGACCTCGGTGACGGCGCCGACTCCGCGGAGGACGCGGTGCTCGACGTGCTCGAGGCCCTGGGCGTCCCCGAGGCGCGGTGGGAGCCGTACCTCGTCCGCGTGCTGCGGGCGCTGCCCGGCTGGGCGGGCATGTTCCACCGCCTGGAGCACGACGCGACCCGCCCCGCCGATGCGCCGCCCGCGAGGTTGATGGACTTCCTCGCGGTGCGACTCACCCTGGAGCGCGCCGCCCTGGAGGCCGCCGCTCGGGAGCACCTGGGACATCACGGCCCGCTGGCCGCGCTCGCGGACGTGGCGCGCGACGCGATGCGCGCCGAGGCCGGAGCCCCTCCCCTGGAGGAAGGCAGCTGGCGGTTCTTCCAGTGGATGCAGCACCTGGGCGTGTCCGCGATGGAGGTCGCGGAGCTTCCCCCTCGACGCGGACAGCTCCTCCTGGAGGCCATCGAGCGCTTCTCGCCCTCGACGAGGCGGCGCCTCTGGCACGAAGCCCATGAGCGCCACTACCGCCAGCAGCTGGCCTGGGGGCTCGCGCGCAACCGGCTGCGCCCCGAGGCGGAGCGCGAGGTGCGCGCCCCTCGCTTCCAACTGTGGTTCTGCATGGACGACCGCGAGGAATCCATGCGCCGCCACTTCGAGGAGCAGGATACCCGCCACGAGACCTTCGGCATCGCGGGCTTCTTCGGCGTGGCCTTCGACTACCAGGGGCTGGACGACGCGCGGTCCGTCGCCCTCTGTCCCGTGGTCATGACGCCCGCCCACATCGTGGAGGAGCATCCGCTCCCCGCCGAGGATGCCCGCGCCCGCCTGCGAGCGCGACGGCGCGCGCACGGTGCGAGGCTCCAGCACGGCCTGGACCACGGCAGCCAGGCCCTCGAGGTCGCGTGGTTGCTGACGCCGGTGCTCGGGCTGCTCTCCCTGGTGCTCCTCCCGTTCCAGGTGCTCCTTCCACGCTGGCTGGAGCAGCTGCGTCGAGCGTTCGCCTCGACCTTCCTGCCGACGCCGAGGACGCGGCTGACGACCCTGCGCGAGCCAGCGGACGCGGAGCCAGGCGCGAAGCCACGGGGCTTCACGGTCGACGAGCAGGCGCAGCGTGTCGCGAGCGCGCTGGAGGGCATGGGGCTCGTGGAGGGCTTCGCGCCGCTCGTGGTCGTCCTCGGCCATGGCGCCGCGAGCGTCAACAACCCGCATCGGGCGGCCTATGACTGCGGCGCCTGTGGTGGCAGGCAGGGAGGGCCCAACGCGCGGCTCTTCGCGCAGATGGCCAATCGCCCGGAGGTCCGCGCGCGCCTGCGCGAACGAGGCATCGCCCTCCCCGACACCTCCTGGTTCATCGGCGGGCTCCACGACACGACCACCGATGAAGTCCACCTGTACGACCTCCACGAAGTGCCCGCCCGGCTCCACGGGGAGCTGTCCGCGCTTCGCCGAGCGCTCGACCATGCCCGTGCCCTGTCCGCGCACGAACGTTGCCGTCGCTTCGACTCGGCGCCAGGGAAGCTGTCCCCCACCCAGGCCCTGCGCCATGTCGAGGCGCGCGCCGCGGACCTGGGCCAGCCCCGGCCCGAGCTGGGCCACGCCATGAACGCCGTCTGCATCGTGGGCCGGCGGGCCCTCACGCGCGGGCTGTTCCTCGACCGGCGCGCCTTCCTCATCTCCTACGACCCGCGACGCGACGCGAGCGGCGCCATCATCGAGCGCCTCCTGCTCGCGGCGGCCCCCGTCGGCGCGGGCATCAGCCTCGAGTACTACTTCTCCCACGTCGACAACGAGCGCCATGGCTGTGGGACCAAGCTGCCTCACAACCTGACGGGCCTGCTGGGCGTGATGGACGGCGCGGAGAGCGACCTGCGCACGGGCCTCCCGCGCCAGATGGTCGAGCTGCACGAGCCCATGCGCCTGCTGCTCGTCGTCGAGGCGAGCGTCACCGTGCTGTCGGACATCCTGGAGCGACAGCCCGCCCTGCGAGAGCTCGTCGCCCATGCCTGGGTCCAGCTGGTCAGCGTGGACCCGACGACCGGCGCTCAGCGTCGGTTCACGCCCCAGGGCTTCCAGCCCCTCGACACACCGGACACACCGCTGCCCCGAGCCGCGTCCTCACCCGACTGGTACGCGGGGCAGCGCGACTTCCTCCCTCCCGCGCTCATCCTTGGCGCGAGCGGCACGGCCCCATCGGAAGGAGAGGCCCATGGCGTTCCCTGA
- a CDS encoding DUF4397 domain-containing protein, with amino-acid sequence MPPPTCADGGTPLPDGGCVQTPPTCADGGTPLPDGGCMEPPPVCDGGVASPDGGCGEPHPSVAYVRFVNASLGLKDNPSDSDSAPWRPYRLDVRQGTRELFDAVAPGEEAVTGYQEVPAGTALEFTVSDAEVEGGPVLARSEPVTLAQGERLTLVSVGFSNRLEVDRVERARLLALREAFDAPVEGKARMRLVAADRVTIIPEQGRTRRLGLESASATPVVTLNPYSADAAAGVAIPATTRRLVISTSGDTGFAPALSKRLFFSLPEGALPDGSAWFAVLTGDDRRPLPDAGQPALLLVRAGVEQSLRLKRDPLLYVFNALLPVDENADPLVLQVLQGTTKVAVGSEFNFSPVIGELPVTTTGHSLRVARNDDTSATVVADGATGPLVAGGRYLAVVTGRAGQTSGAQAPRLLVVQDRYPTGVMGARVRVLNAISNGPREGVDFGYFDVAANGTSKGTVFTPVVTKVAFGDLTGPDDGVAFPAPVTTGTTPLNYYGLRLAGAANALAAQGNAMERPHFIVLFGDWDVGFLLFLGFNVRENTWSGVAPFDVFQ; translated from the coding sequence GTGCCTCCGCCGACCTGCGCGGATGGCGGGACGCCGCTGCCGGATGGGGGATGTGTCCAGACTCCGCCGACGTGCGCGGATGGCGGGACGCCGCTGCCGGATGGAGGTTGCATGGAGCCTCCGCCGGTCTGCGATGGGGGCGTGGCCTCGCCGGATGGCGGCTGCGGAGAGCCCCATCCGTCCGTGGCCTATGTGCGCTTCGTCAATGCGTCCCTGGGATTGAAGGACAACCCGAGCGACAGCGACAGCGCGCCGTGGCGGCCCTATCGGCTCGACGTCCGCCAGGGGACGCGGGAGCTGTTCGACGCGGTGGCGCCCGGGGAGGAGGCCGTCACGGGGTACCAGGAGGTTCCCGCGGGCACGGCGCTCGAGTTCACGGTGTCCGACGCGGAGGTCGAGGGCGGGCCCGTGCTCGCCCGGTCGGAGCCCGTGACGCTCGCGCAAGGGGAGCGACTCACGCTGGTGTCGGTGGGGTTCTCCAACCGCCTGGAGGTGGACCGCGTCGAACGGGCCCGGCTCCTGGCGCTGCGTGAGGCGTTCGACGCGCCCGTGGAAGGCAAGGCCCGGATGCGGCTGGTGGCGGCCGACCGGGTCACCATCATCCCGGAGCAGGGGCGCACGCGGCGGCTGGGATTGGAGAGCGCGTCGGCCACGCCGGTGGTGACGCTCAATCCCTATTCGGCGGACGCGGCGGCGGGGGTGGCGATTCCCGCGACGACGCGGCGCCTGGTCATCTCCACCTCCGGGGACACCGGCTTCGCGCCGGCCTTGAGCAAGCGGCTGTTCTTCTCCCTGCCGGAAGGCGCGTTGCCAGACGGGAGCGCGTGGTTCGCCGTCCTCACGGGAGACGACCGTCGTCCCTTGCCAGACGCGGGACAGCCCGCGCTGCTGCTGGTGCGCGCCGGCGTGGAGCAGTCGCTGCGCCTGAAGCGAGACCCGCTGCTGTATGTCTTCAACGCGCTGCTGCCGGTGGACGAGAACGCCGACCCGCTGGTGCTCCAGGTGTTGCAGGGGACGACCAAGGTGGCCGTGGGGAGCGAGTTCAACTTCTCGCCCGTCATCGGGGAGCTGCCCGTCACCACCACGGGCCACTCGCTGCGGGTGGCTCGCAACGACGACACCAGCGCGACGGTGGTCGCGGATGGGGCGACGGGGCCGCTCGTCGCGGGGGGCCGCTACCTCGCGGTGGTGACGGGACGGGCAGGGCAGACGTCGGGGGCCCAGGCGCCTCGGCTGCTCGTCGTCCAGGACCGCTATCCCACGGGCGTGATGGGCGCGCGGGTGCGCGTGCTGAACGCCATCTCCAACGGGCCGAGGGAGGGCGTGGACTTCGGCTACTTCGACGTCGCGGCCAACGGCACGAGCAAGGGGACGGTGTTCACCCCGGTGGTGACGAAGGTCGCCTTCGGTGACCTCACCGGACCGGACGACGGCGTCGCCTTCCCCGCGCCCGTCACCACGGGGACCACGCCGCTGAACTACTACGGGCTGCGTCTGGCGGGGGCGGCGAACGCGCTGGCCGCGCAGGGCAACGCCATGGAGCGTCCGCACTTCATCGTGTTGTTCGGTGATTGGGACGTGGGGTTCTTGCTCTTCCTCGGCTTCAACGTGAGGGAGAACACCTGGTCTGGCGTGGCCCCGTTCGACGTCTTTCAGTGA